The following coding sequences lie in one Alicyclobacillus curvatus genomic window:
- a CDS encoding glucosaminidase domain-containing protein produces MKRTLSILALSSSFAVVLSTQSVLASTTPSPTLSTKAIYLNGKLMSKPSGFVMNGTTYVPIWYVGQALSKIGVSTTWKNHVLNLTVPSSMNPQIVPASSQTGDIKIAINGTVVASCSGVVNIDPASKQLTEYLPIWYLIEALKQIHVSSKWDGTNWNMTWSPSTTVALATSSFSTKSIYLNGKLISKPGGFVQNGTTYIPIWYVGAALSQAGISNTWQNGVFNFTLPSSMNPKITPVASPSGSVKIAINGQVVASCDGISAVDPASNQSTEYLPIWYVMQAMNQILTSKWDGTNWYLTLSPSTSSSGSTSGSSTSGSSTSGSSTSGSSTSGSSPSTPPQTQTGTFPNVDLRYAAPTDITASSIDDYLQSHSSPMTGLGQTFMNSQNIYGVDANYLVSHAILESYWGKSQIAQTKNNLFGYGAYDSAPGQDAGLFPSEEYAILFQGWEVRNNYLTPGSSLYVSPTLKGMNVNYATDQQWASSIGSLMNQMASYVGDNVSSYTQYQPSNQPPAPESTQEPVFYTQASAAVQTVPNYGGLPYYSSPGAGASQMYFGTLQSGSFGASVAAIQSYLNQTMNAGLTVDGQFGPLTKQAVIAFQAAHGLAQTGEWTFPMWQMFNQAPPTLPPGQTVTVSQIAMGMANGIVIEWDYVQGYGWVDSQYLQLLNVYRAIAVQPQSTNTTIHVYGPDKQTVIQTIHSGYFVVSNAPTPQGGFVPVEVCDESTGQLLQGYISTAEANLVQVQ; encoded by the coding sequence TTGAAACGAACGTTGTCGATACTCGCCCTGTCCTCCTCGTTCGCCGTCGTCTTGTCCACGCAGTCCGTCCTTGCATCGACAACACCATCCCCAACACTCAGCACGAAGGCCATCTATCTGAACGGGAAACTGATGTCAAAACCAAGCGGATTTGTCATGAATGGTACGACTTATGTACCGATTTGGTACGTGGGACAAGCTCTATCTAAAATTGGGGTCTCCACCACATGGAAGAATCATGTGCTGAACCTGACTGTTCCGTCTTCCATGAACCCGCAAATTGTGCCTGCGTCGTCTCAAACAGGGGACATCAAGATTGCGATTAATGGAACCGTCGTGGCGTCGTGCAGCGGGGTCGTGAACATCGATCCCGCATCCAAACAACTCACGGAATACCTGCCTATCTGGTACTTGATAGAGGCACTGAAACAAATTCATGTCAGCTCGAAGTGGGACGGGACCAACTGGAACATGACATGGTCTCCAAGTACTACAGTCGCACTGGCAACGTCCTCATTTAGTACAAAGTCTATCTATTTGAATGGAAAGTTGATATCGAAGCCAGGTGGATTCGTGCAAAATGGTACGACGTATATCCCAATTTGGTACGTCGGCGCAGCACTCTCTCAAGCAGGCATCTCAAACACCTGGCAAAACGGGGTTTTCAACTTTACTCTGCCATCGTCCATGAATCCAAAAATTACGCCAGTTGCATCCCCGTCAGGCAGTGTGAAAATAGCCATTAACGGGCAGGTCGTGGCGTCCTGCGACGGGATATCAGCTGTCGATCCGGCGTCAAATCAGTCCACAGAATACCTTCCAATCTGGTACGTAATGCAGGCGATGAACCAGATTTTAACGTCAAAGTGGGACGGGACCAATTGGTATCTGACGCTATCCCCTTCGACATCCTCGAGTGGGTCGACATCAGGGAGCTCCACATCGGGTAGTTCGACCTCGGGTAGTTCGACCTCAGGTAGTTCGACCTCAGGCAGCTCACCCTCCACACCGCCGCAGACGCAGACAGGAACGTTCCCAAATGTGGACTTACGGTATGCTGCCCCAACGGACATCACCGCAAGTTCCATTGATGATTATCTACAAAGTCATAGTTCACCGATGACGGGGCTCGGTCAAACCTTCATGAACTCTCAAAATATCTATGGCGTGGACGCAAACTACCTCGTCTCCCACGCTATTCTCGAGAGTTACTGGGGAAAGAGTCAGATTGCACAGACGAAGAACAATTTGTTTGGTTACGGAGCATATGACTCTGCGCCAGGTCAAGATGCGGGGCTGTTTCCGAGTGAAGAATACGCAATTTTGTTTCAGGGATGGGAGGTCAGAAACAATTATCTGACCCCAGGATCCAGTCTCTACGTTTCGCCCACATTGAAAGGGATGAATGTGAACTACGCGACGGATCAGCAATGGGCAAGTTCGATTGGGTCCCTGATGAACCAGATGGCGTCTTATGTGGGGGACAATGTCTCAAGCTATACGCAGTATCAACCGAGCAATCAACCGCCAGCACCAGAGTCAACGCAAGAGCCCGTGTTTTACACGCAGGCGAGCGCTGCCGTACAAACCGTGCCAAACTACGGCGGACTGCCGTACTATTCATCGCCGGGAGCGGGCGCTTCGCAAATGTACTTTGGGACTTTACAATCGGGATCTTTCGGCGCAAGTGTGGCTGCCATCCAATCTTATTTAAATCAAACGATGAATGCTGGACTCACGGTCGACGGACAGTTTGGCCCACTCACGAAACAGGCAGTGATTGCGTTTCAGGCGGCACATGGGTTGGCGCAGACTGGGGAGTGGACCTTTCCCATGTGGCAGATGTTTAATCAGGCCCCGCCAACCCTTCCACCCGGTCAAACCGTTACGGTCAGCCAGATTGCCATGGGTATGGCGAATGGCATCGTCATTGAGTGGGATTACGTGCAAGGTTATGGCTGGGTAGACTCTCAGTATTTGCAGTTGCTCAATGTTTATCGTGCCATCGCGGTTCAACCGCAGAGCACAAACACGACAATTCATGTCTATGGACCTGACAAGCAGACGGTCATACAAACAATTCATTCCGGATACTTTGTAGTATCGAATGCGCCCACCCCGCAGGGGGGATTTGTGCCAGTTGAAGTTTGCGATGAGAGTACGGGACAACTCCTACAGGGGTATATCTCGACTGCGGAGGCGAATTTGGTTCAGGTGCAATAA
- a CDS encoding isoprenylcysteine carboxylmethyltransferase family protein: MNFTDLNLICWATFGLVWIVGSLYNFFNSPRTARHRARYDWLILGAVVWVVMHFLPHRYLDSARFHADWLQWIGTILLVASTLYTLWSRWILGRMWATNAAVKEGHQLVTKGPYQITRHPIYSGILGMVLGSTLSLGQGSSFFLFLIVLLCFINRIRNEEQLMVMTFGEEYIQYKERVPRLMPGFKLKSK, encoded by the coding sequence GTGAATTTTACAGATTTGAACCTCATCTGTTGGGCAACATTTGGACTGGTATGGATTGTTGGGTCTCTATACAATTTTTTTAATTCACCGCGCACGGCAAGACACCGTGCTCGATACGATTGGCTGATTCTTGGCGCCGTGGTTTGGGTAGTCATGCATTTCCTACCTCATCGGTACTTGGATTCCGCTAGGTTTCACGCTGATTGGTTGCAATGGATTGGCACTATCCTGTTGGTTGCGTCTACGCTATACACACTCTGGTCCCGCTGGATATTGGGACGAATGTGGGCAACCAATGCCGCAGTAAAAGAAGGACATCAACTGGTCACAAAAGGTCCTTACCAAATCACCAGACACCCTATATACTCCGGAATTCTTGGCATGGTTTTAGGTTCCACACTTTCTCTGGGGCAAGGTTCATCGTTTTTCCTGTTTCTTATCGTGCTACTTTGTTTCATCAACCGAATCCGTAATGAAGAGCAGCTAATGGTGATGACTTTCGGAGAAGAATACATTCAATACAAAGAGCGTGTGCCACGACTGATGCCTGGGTTCAAACTGAAATCCAAGTAA
- a CDS encoding LysE family translocator, which translates to MGNLELKFEQGWSESVLGIAPGTLIAFLITAFVVIAIPGPSVLFIVSRALANGRRVAMWTMLGNTTGVYGLVIAIAFGMGAIAEHSLVLFTIMKLVGGVYLVYLGVKTFRERGNLAAVVGQQVSVKASDGRSFRDGVLVGVANPKAIVFMAAILPQFVSPAAGHVALQILLLRLVFCLVAIISDGSWAMAAGAARKWFTRSPRRLEIIGGAGGLAIAAVGISLLLLRRK; encoded by the coding sequence TTGGGCAATTTGGAACTGAAGTTTGAACAAGGGTGGAGTGAGTCCGTGTTAGGAATTGCCCCAGGAACTCTAATTGCCTTTCTCATCACGGCCTTTGTCGTCATTGCCATTCCCGGACCCAGTGTCTTGTTCATCGTCTCGCGCGCGCTCGCAAACGGTCGCCGCGTTGCCATGTGGACCATGTTAGGAAACACCACCGGGGTCTATGGACTGGTCATTGCTATTGCGTTCGGAATGGGTGCGATTGCTGAGCACTCGTTGGTGCTCTTCACGATTATGAAACTGGTTGGGGGCGTATACCTCGTCTATTTGGGGGTCAAGACGTTCCGTGAACGAGGAAATTTGGCTGCGGTGGTGGGGCAGCAGGTGTCAGTGAAGGCATCGGATGGGCGGTCTTTTCGTGACGGTGTTCTCGTCGGCGTGGCGAACCCCAAGGCCATCGTGTTCATGGCCGCCATCTTGCCCCAGTTCGTGAGTCCAGCAGCGGGGCATGTGGCGCTGCAGATTCTGCTTTTGAGACTAGTTTTTTGCCTGGTGGCTATCATATCGGACGGCAGTTGGGCGATGGCTGCGGGGGCCGCTCGCAAGTGGTTCACGCGTTCCCCACGGAGACTTGAGATTATCGGGGGTGCTGGAGGACTCGCAATCGCCGCCGTTGGTATCTCTTTGCTCCTATTGAGGCGCAAGTAA
- a CDS encoding rhodanese-related sulfurtransferase has product MMEHNDTEYQVLLYYKYVPIADADSFASAHRALCNEIGLKGRIIIAREGINGTVSGTIQQTTAYMDAMHADSRFADMHFKVDPYHEHAFGKLKIKVKPELVNLSLAENVDPNQLTGKRLTPKQFLEHLEQDDVVVLDGRNNYEYDLGHFRNAIRPDVKTFREFPEWIRENRELFEHKKILTYCTGGIRCEKLSGLLLREGFEDVSQLDGGIVTYGKDSAARGQYFDGKCYVFDERIGVSVNQVEDVIVGRCYHCDAAAETYINCAYPSCHRQHIVCEDCDARFAGYCSQACHDAHALKEGTAHLHHA; this is encoded by the coding sequence ATGATGGAACATAACGATACTGAATATCAAGTCCTGTTGTACTACAAATACGTCCCTATCGCGGATGCTGATTCCTTTGCTTCGGCGCACCGGGCACTTTGTAACGAGATTGGTCTCAAGGGACGAATCATCATTGCAAGGGAAGGCATTAATGGTACAGTGTCGGGGACCATCCAGCAAACCACGGCCTACATGGATGCGATGCACGCCGATTCGCGCTTTGCCGATATGCATTTTAAAGTGGATCCCTATCATGAGCACGCATTTGGGAAACTGAAGATAAAGGTAAAACCCGAGTTGGTGAATCTAAGTCTCGCAGAGAACGTTGACCCAAACCAACTCACGGGGAAGCGCCTGACTCCAAAGCAGTTCCTTGAACACCTGGAGCAAGATGACGTTGTTGTCCTCGATGGGCGGAACAACTACGAGTACGACCTGGGACACTTCCGTAACGCCATTCGCCCAGATGTAAAGACGTTTCGGGAGTTTCCTGAATGGATTCGTGAGAATCGCGAACTGTTTGAACACAAGAAAATCCTCACTTATTGCACTGGCGGCATTCGCTGCGAAAAGCTGTCGGGTCTGCTCCTTCGCGAAGGGTTTGAAGATGTGTCTCAATTGGATGGGGGCATCGTGACTTACGGAAAGGACTCAGCAGCTCGCGGCCAGTATTTCGATGGAAAGTGTTATGTGTTTGATGAACGGATAGGTGTTTCTGTCAATCAGGTGGAAGACGTCATCGTTGGACGCTGTTATCATTGCGATGCGGCTGCGGAGACATACATCAATTGTGCCTATCCGAGTTGCCATAGACAGCATATCGTTTGCGAAGACTGCGACGCACGCTTTGCCGGCTATTGCTCACAGGCGTGCCACGACGCTCACGCGCTGAAAGAAGGCACGGCACATCTTCATCATGCGTAA
- a CDS encoding HAMP domain-containing histidine kinase, which translates to MRYNWFSGLRLKLILLSFSSTLLSFISLYIVRVVFRNLITMFFHTSFPITAVLIQINNTVGFEVAPVVLVLVFFAFYVIILSRPSMNYLLNITDSVQKISNADFDVVIPVDRSDELGKLAGHINAMSEKLKSALEQELRAIQSKNELVTSVSHDLRTPLTSVIGYLRLIDSDGYRDEVELRHYTQIAYEKSLVLGRMVNDLFEYTKMASGQVALRCSNIDLVELIGQVSADFTLQLAEEEMNFKLTSTAARMMLYADGDKLMRLFANLISNAIKYGEKGSVVEVVVRTIHDEAIIEIKNKGIPIPWMDLPHIFDRFYRVEKSRSQDTGGSGLGLAIAKSMVDLHHGSITATSNEVETTFEVRLPLGESR; encoded by the coding sequence TTGAGATATAACTGGTTTTCTGGGCTACGGTTAAAATTAATCCTGTTAAGCTTCTCCAGTACATTGCTGAGTTTCATTTCTCTCTATATAGTCAGAGTCGTCTTTCGAAACCTGATCACGATGTTTTTCCACACCTCATTTCCAATAACCGCCGTGCTAATTCAAATCAATAATACCGTTGGGTTTGAAGTTGCCCCTGTCGTGTTAGTACTGGTTTTCTTTGCATTTTATGTCATTATACTTAGTCGTCCTTCGATGAATTATCTTTTAAACATCACCGACTCTGTGCAAAAAATTTCGAATGCAGATTTCGATGTAGTCATACCCGTCGACCGTTCAGATGAGCTTGGGAAGTTAGCAGGTCATATTAACGCCATGTCCGAAAAATTGAAGAGTGCTCTGGAGCAAGAATTGAGGGCAATCCAATCCAAAAACGAGTTGGTTACAAGTGTTTCTCACGACCTTCGCACACCGCTCACCTCGGTTATCGGATATCTGCGGCTGATTGATAGTGATGGCTATCGCGACGAAGTCGAATTACGACACTACACCCAGATTGCCTACGAAAAGTCCTTGGTCCTCGGGCGCATGGTCAATGATTTATTTGAATACACCAAAATGGCTTCCGGACAGGTCGCATTACGCTGTTCCAATATTGATCTCGTTGAATTGATTGGTCAGGTCTCCGCTGATTTTACTTTGCAGCTTGCCGAGGAGGAAATGAATTTTAAACTTACGTCGACCGCGGCAAGGATGATGCTCTACGCAGATGGAGACAAACTGATGCGGTTATTTGCCAACCTGATATCCAATGCCATCAAATATGGTGAAAAGGGTAGTGTCGTCGAAGTAGTTGTTCGAACAATTCATGACGAGGCCATTATCGAGATCAAAAACAAAGGGATACCTATTCCGTGGATGGACCTCCCGCACATCTTTGACCGATTTTACCGCGTTGAGAAATCCCGTTCACAAGATACGGGGGGAAGTGGGCTAGGGCTTGCCATTGCAAAGAGTATGGTTGACCTACACCATGGGTCAATTACTGCTACAAGCAATGAAGTAGAGACGACATTCGAAGTGAGACTTCCGTTGGGGGAATCACGATAA
- a CDS encoding HAD family hydrolase, with amino-acid sequence MAYDIDGRQNDRMENYIVDNVQLLLFDLDDTLFDYDLCWEYGVKAALAKHGLTKDLEQESLYATFVKHDGALWRQFTDGLLSLPEQRVQRFQNTLRDFGMFPSEEHAVSFQELFIELHTAYITPDMMVTNIIADLSKRFRLGIVTNGGPEQWTKVSKLELEGYFPPETIFASDVLGCSKPNRRIFDLALTHFNIESDCAIFVGDSWENDVVGSVEAGLRAIWLNRRNHRASTNHQPLATIHSLSELPNVIAALKPT; translated from the coding sequence GTGGCCTACGACATTGACGGCAGGCAGAATGACAGAATGGAGAATTATATCGTGGACAACGTTCAATTGCTCTTATTCGATCTCGATGACACCTTGTTCGACTATGATCTATGCTGGGAATACGGAGTCAAAGCCGCGCTCGCAAAACACGGTCTCACGAAAGACCTGGAACAGGAGTCGTTATACGCCACTTTCGTAAAACACGATGGAGCCCTTTGGCGACAATTCACCGACGGCCTCCTATCACTCCCTGAACAACGCGTTCAGCGATTTCAAAACACCCTGCGTGACTTCGGCATGTTCCCATCGGAAGAACACGCAGTTTCTTTTCAGGAGCTGTTTATAGAACTGCATACGGCGTATATAACTCCCGACATGATGGTAACCAACATCATCGCGGACCTATCCAAACGCTTTCGCCTCGGCATCGTTACAAATGGCGGACCAGAACAGTGGACGAAAGTCTCGAAACTTGAACTGGAGGGCTATTTTCCGCCAGAAACCATCTTCGCATCCGACGTCCTGGGCTGTTCCAAACCCAACCGTCGGATTTTCGACCTTGCGCTGACCCACTTCAACATCGAGTCTGACTGTGCCATTTTTGTAGGTGATTCATGGGAGAATGATGTTGTCGGATCTGTCGAAGCGGGTTTAAGAGCGATATGGCTCAACCGCCGGAATCATAGAGCTTCGACAAACCATCAACCTCTGGCAACGATTCACAGCCTTTCTGAACTGCCGAACGTTATCGCTGCACTCAAGCCGACATAA
- a CDS encoding VanZ family protein, whose translation MRKILSRGLLASYLVILIWFVLFKLDFNIPQVFDYHHRSLSLVPFTDGGTIGEMIDNVIIFIPFGLLLNVNFKRVGFLPKFVSILACSVAFELIQFIFAIGATSTTDVITNTVGGFLGLKLYGLSSQSMNSRKLDRVIVAVGTLLLVVLLYYRISIVHIKY comes from the coding sequence GTGAGGAAAATATTATCCAGAGGATTGCTAGCTTCATATTTGGTGATATTGATATGGTTTGTTTTATTCAAACTGGACTTCAACATTCCGCAAGTATTTGATTATCACCACAGAAGTCTTAGCCTGGTTCCATTTACTGATGGTGGCACTATCGGTGAGATGATAGATAATGTGATTATCTTCATTCCTTTTGGTCTGCTTTTGAATGTCAATTTCAAAAGAGTTGGATTTTTGCCTAAGTTCGTTTCTATACTGGCTTGTAGTGTTGCGTTTGAATTGATTCAATTTATCTTCGCTATTGGGGCGACAAGCACAACCGATGTAATTACAAATACTGTTGGAGGCTTTCTTGGACTAAAGTTATACGGTTTAAGCAGTCAGTCTATGAATAGTCGAAAACTAGACAGAGTGATTGTTGCTGTTGGGACGCTTCTACTCGTAGTATTGCTCTATTACCGCATCTCTATAGTGCACATCAAGTATTAG
- a CDS encoding SRPBCC family protein gives MAQYRFVTKWLLKGTTPENAWEVLKDSNYGDWWHGVTVHVLEPGDEHGLGELRESLFKTKLPYTLSFKSRVSTLERPSVIEMQAYGELEGTGRYDIRQTNDETEILYTWDVRTTKSWMNLMAPLMRPMFEWNHGQVMHEGAIGLAKRLNAVLIHG, from the coding sequence TTGGCGCAGTACCGGTTTGTTACAAAATGGTTGTTAAAGGGCACTACACCCGAAAATGCATGGGAAGTACTGAAGGACAGCAACTATGGAGATTGGTGGCACGGGGTCACGGTTCATGTACTTGAACCGGGAGATGAACACGGTTTGGGAGAGTTGCGCGAAAGCTTGTTCAAAACCAAGCTGCCCTATACACTCTCGTTTAAAAGTCGGGTTTCTACACTTGAACGCCCGTCCGTTATCGAAATGCAAGCCTATGGAGAGTTGGAAGGTACGGGTCGCTATGATATTCGCCAAACGAACGACGAAACGGAAATCCTCTATACCTGGGATGTCAGAACAACCAAAAGTTGGATGAACTTAATGGCGCCGCTCATGAGACCCATGTTCGAGTGGAACCATGGGCAGGTCATGCATGAAGGTGCCATCGGTTTGGCCAAACGTCTGAACGCCGTCCTGATTCATGGATGA
- a CDS encoding response regulator transcription factor → MRTILVVDDDKDITELTSTYLKAEGFQIKVAHGGSEALSILDTTDVHLMILDVMMPELSGIEVCQRVRETSKIPILMLSAKTEDVDKILGLMTGADDYMMKPFNPLELVARVKSLIRRSFDYNTESKPSAEDILSIHGLDINRLTHKVTVNGSEISLTSREFEILYLLAGHPGRVFNAEDIFQLIWGEKYYISNNTVMVHISNLRDKLEKEIGYKLIQTVWGVGYKIEI, encoded by the coding sequence ATGAGGACCATTTTGGTAGTGGATGACGACAAAGACATTACTGAGTTGACATCCACATATCTCAAGGCCGAGGGATTCCAAATTAAGGTTGCCCATGGCGGATCTGAGGCATTAAGTATTTTGGACACTACAGATGTACATCTCATGATCTTAGATGTGATGATGCCGGAACTGAGTGGTATTGAAGTTTGTCAAAGGGTACGGGAAACATCGAAAATTCCGATTCTGATGCTAAGTGCAAAAACCGAGGATGTTGATAAGATTCTTGGGCTGATGACTGGGGCCGATGATTATATGATGAAGCCGTTCAACCCGTTAGAATTGGTTGCACGTGTTAAATCATTGATTCGACGTTCCTTTGATTACAATACTGAATCAAAACCCTCGGCGGAGGATATTTTGAGCATCCACGGTTTGGATATCAATCGCTTGACACATAAAGTCACGGTAAATGGCAGTGAAATCTCGCTCACTAGTCGGGAATTTGAAATCCTTTACCTATTGGCTGGTCATCCGGGAAGAGTCTTCAACGCTGAGGACATCTTTCAATTGATCTGGGGAGAAAAGTATTACATATCGAACAATACAGTAATGGTGCATATCAGCAATTTACGGGACAAATTAGAAAAGGAAATAGGTTACAAGCTCATTCAGACGGTTTGGGGAGTGGGATATAAAATTGAGATATAA
- a CDS encoding aminotransferase class V-fold PLP-dependent enzyme, with amino-acid sequence MVERCVIQEGVLALDALDVFHPFRANTIGYNHRFQSPYGTRNLIYSDWTATGRLYRPIETVIRQRFGPFVANTHSQTSITGHVMTEAYHHAAHVIKSHLGADDRDVLIPAGWGATSAINKLQRILGIRLHERLQPFASIPTELKPVIFVTHMEHHSNHTSWLETIGDVVCLPPGSDGLVSPDILHAALNDYKDRKMKIGSFTACSNVTGITTPYHTLARIMHQHGGVCFVDFSASAAYVDINMHPADPSEQLDAIFLSPHKFLGGPGSCGLLVFNSQLYHNHIPDQPGGGTVKWTNPWGEKSYIDDIETREDGGTPGILQLIRAALAFGLKDQLTAAGMVEREHTIARSVKARLQGVPRLVLLDGHIADRLAIFSFCFPHLHYNLVVRLLNDGFGIQSRGGCSCAGTYGHHLFHLNQHTSEQIMALVDHDDLSQKPGWVRISLHPMMTDSEISYIIYALDEISRHGLKWAQDYTYNKATNEFTHQSKHHTRVDIERMFVL; translated from the coding sequence ATTGTGGAGCGATGTGTCATTCAGGAAGGGGTCCTTGCATTGGATGCGTTGGATGTATTTCATCCGTTCCGCGCTAACACAATTGGCTACAACCATCGCTTTCAGTCACCATATGGAACCCGGAATCTGATTTACTCAGACTGGACCGCGACGGGTCGCTTATATCGGCCGATTGAAACCGTCATTCGTCAACGCTTTGGACCGTTTGTTGCGAACACGCATTCACAGACGAGCATTACTGGGCATGTCATGACAGAGGCATACCACCACGCAGCTCATGTCATCAAATCTCACCTTGGGGCAGATGACAGAGACGTCCTGATTCCGGCGGGCTGGGGTGCTACCAGTGCCATCAACAAACTTCAACGGATACTTGGAATTCGCCTTCACGAGAGACTGCAGCCATTTGCAAGCATTCCAACAGAGTTGAAACCGGTTATCTTCGTCACGCACATGGAGCACCACTCGAATCATACGTCTTGGCTCGAGACCATCGGCGACGTTGTCTGTTTGCCGCCAGGTTCTGATGGCCTTGTCAGCCCCGACATTCTCCATGCAGCGCTGAATGATTACAAGGACCGTAAAATGAAAATCGGATCGTTTACGGCCTGTTCGAACGTTACGGGCATCACCACGCCTTACCACACCCTCGCGAGAATAATGCATCAACACGGAGGCGTATGTTTCGTCGATTTTTCGGCGTCTGCAGCTTATGTCGATATCAACATGCATCCAGCAGACCCGTCGGAACAGCTCGACGCAATTTTCCTGTCTCCGCACAAATTTCTTGGCGGACCTGGGAGTTGCGGTTTGCTCGTTTTCAATTCCCAGTTGTATCACAACCACATACCGGATCAGCCAGGTGGAGGGACCGTGAAATGGACCAATCCGTGGGGAGAAAAATCATACATTGATGACATTGAAACCCGTGAAGATGGAGGAACGCCCGGCATCCTGCAACTCATTCGAGCGGCGCTTGCCTTTGGTCTAAAAGACCAACTTACAGCGGCAGGTATGGTAGAACGCGAGCACACAATCGCGAGGTCCGTGAAGGCAAGACTGCAGGGTGTCCCGCGGCTGGTTCTACTCGATGGTCACATCGCAGACAGACTCGCCATCTTCTCCTTTTGTTTTCCACACCTGCACTATAACCTCGTCGTTCGATTGTTAAATGATGGGTTTGGCATCCAGAGCCGCGGCGGATGTTCGTGTGCCGGGACCTATGGGCACCATCTGTTTCATTTGAATCAGCACACGTCAGAGCAGATTATGGCACTTGTCGATCACGATGATCTCTCACAAAAACCCGGCTGGGTTCGCATCTCTTTGCATCCGATGATGACCGATAGCGAAATCTCATACATTATCTACGCCTTAGACGAGATATCGAGGCACGGTTTGAAATGGGCACAAGACTACACGTACAACAAAGCAACAAACGAGTTTACGCATCAATCGAAACATCATACCAGGGTTGATATCGAACGTATGTTCGTATTATAA
- a CDS encoding transposase, giving the protein MVVRVVLVDAKNTSQLCSNCREIVPKRLSERVHRCDHCGYVQDRDVNAAQNILKRALA; this is encoded by the coding sequence CTGGTCGTTCGTGTCGTACTGGTCGATGCCAAAAACACAAGTCAACTCTGCTCGAATTGCAGGGAAATCGTTCCAAAAAGGCTGTCTGAGCGTGTGCACAGGTGCGACCATTGTGGCTATGTTCAGGATCGGGACGTAAACGCCGCACAAAACATCTTGAAACGTGCGTTAGCCTAG
- a CDS encoding D-alanyl-D-alanine carboxypeptidase, whose translation MDKVRFFGNSSASPSKSNSTAIGQHPSSNTILPKLSVTWPAEGQAALMINGSVYGEYGERTPVPTASLAKIMTAFIVLQKYPLSQGQDGPSYTVTSQDVELYRREMNEDDSVVKVVVGETLTERQMLQALLLPSGDNVAIMLAQWSLGSVPAFVDQMNIEAERLGMKHTNYADPAGISRDSVSTALDQLKVASAAMSLSAFRDIVNQGDVRFPVAGNIRNTNSDLGQDGIIGLKTGNLTHIGNIAIAANRVVNNRHVLIIAVVLGQYGRNDVDSLNNALAAGKRLVESV comes from the coding sequence TTGGACAAAGTTCGCTTCTTTGGAAATTCTTCTGCCAGTCCCAGCAAGTCCAATTCAACGGCCATCGGCCAGCATCCATCGAGTAATACCATACTGCCAAAACTCTCCGTGACGTGGCCCGCTGAAGGGCAAGCTGCGTTAATGATAAACGGATCGGTGTATGGAGAGTATGGAGAGCGTACCCCCGTACCAACAGCGAGTTTAGCGAAAATAATGACCGCATTCATCGTCCTTCAGAAGTACCCCCTTTCTCAAGGTCAAGATGGTCCTTCCTACACTGTCACATCTCAAGACGTTGAATTATACCGCCGCGAGATGAACGAAGATGACTCAGTGGTTAAGGTTGTCGTCGGCGAAACGCTGACGGAAAGACAAATGCTGCAGGCTCTGCTACTGCCGTCTGGAGACAATGTAGCCATTATGTTGGCCCAATGGTCCCTTGGCAGTGTTCCGGCTTTCGTAGACCAAATGAACATAGAGGCTGAAAGGCTGGGAATGAAGCACACCAATTATGCGGACCCTGCAGGCATTAGTCGGGATTCCGTGAGTACCGCATTAGATCAATTGAAAGTTGCCTCGGCAGCAATGTCCCTGTCGGCGTTCAGGGACATTGTGAATCAAGGAGATGTTCGGTTCCCCGTGGCTGGAAACATCAGAAACACGAATTCTGACCTTGGGCAAGACGGTATTATCGGACTAAAAACGGGGAATTTGACTCACATCGGAAATATTGCGATAGCCGCCAATCGCGTGGTAAACAATCGACACGTTTTGATAATCGCCGTCGTGCTGGGACAATACGGTCGAAATGATGTCGATTCTCTAAACAACGCATTGGCTGCGGGAAAGCGTTTGGTGGAAAGTGTGTAG